Genomic DNA from Oryza sativa Japonica Group chromosome 5, ASM3414082v1:
AATCAATGGCTTGCTTGGTTCCGATAGTCCTTGGTGGTAAAACGAGAATTGGTAAATGGACCAGCCATTACATGAAGTAATCAATCATTGCTTGGTTCCATAGTACCGTATGGTTATGTGCATGTAATGACTGCTGCTTGGTCCGATAGTATCGTGTGGGCTATATGCATACTAATTGTTACTGCTTGGTCCGAATAATACAAGCAGTTCTGATAGGAGCGTCCCACAGCACCATGTGCATGCATTATACGCAACTGTACACTCACAGCTCCATCAGTTCCATGTCCCACAGTGCCATGTGCATGCGTTACAGTCAACACAATCAACTATGTACACTCACATCACACACCCGGATCAGAACTGGTTCCCTGAATGTTGTTGCATCGTTCGGTGCAGTATACTGTATAGTACTTTTCACTCAGTGCACAATCCAGACATGAGTCGTACTGCTTCATGCTCTAAGTAGCGAGGCGTGAGTGTTGTCCTAGTTGGATACTCCTAGATAGTACTACCGTAGGTCCACAGCAAGGCCATGAGTGCGGTCCTAGTCGGCTAGAGTACTGTATGGTAAATCTCTTTTTATTACTATAATAATGTTGTATTATTATATGAAAGCATTGTTTAATGCCTGACTTTGGTCAAtctggaataagttcacttgaagtccctcaatttgtcgccAGTCTGATTTTTGTCCTTACACCCCAAAACCAAATACAACtaatcccccaacttacaaaaccagtgcaaacaagATACCTCGGTGGTTTGGATGGctgttttggctgatgtggtgCCTATGTGGCTAGTTTGACTTGGTCCTCATCCTACAAGGCAGTGATGTGGCACTGAaagcaaaatataaatataaaaaataaaaataaaaaatgtgagGCTCACATGTTAGTCAGATATAagataaaaaaatggtgggacccacatccCTCCTCTCTATCTCCATGGCGACGAcatcggcgccggcgcctccttctcccctctccctcagcCCAAGGGCGGATCTACCCATTAGGCAGGGTGGGTCAACCGTCCCAGCTATGACCCGTGTCGCCTCACACCCCTAAGACCCTCCCTACCCTCTTATAATAGTCATAGGCCATCAAAATTAGGTATAACAAGGTGTGAATGTCCAACAAATTAGTCCATCTCTTCACAATGGATGCACGCCGTAAACAATGATCGAGGCAATTATGCGATTGAACTATAAATATGGTATGTGTTATGTTCGATTGCTCTTATCAAGTAAACATCTTTGTTCCCTAccccatctatattttaaagctGTGTCCACCATTGCCTCGGCCCATCCTTCCTCTCTCAACGACGGCGAGAGGGAATCCGGCAGCAGCTGGAGGAGATGCGAGCAAGGTGGCGGCCTGGCAGCGAGGCGGGAGCGGAGGTCCGGCAACCTCTCCGCAATAGTCGAGCTCGGTGATGTCGCGCCTGTCGCCTAGCTCCTTCCCGCGGGTCATCGCCCTTCTCCCCgatggccgccgcccctctccctgtcggtcgtcgtcatcgtcgttgtcCACGGCATGTGATCGtggcgcggtggaggaggaggagggaagcgGGGTGAGAGGGGAGGCAACCAGGTCGTCGTTGTCCGCGGCATGTGATCGTGGCGTggtggaagaggaggaggggagcggggtgAGAGGGGAGGCAACTGGATCGTCGTCGTCTGTGACATGTGCTCATGGCGCGGTTGAAGCTAAGCCGCATTTCCCGCGTGGCAAGGATGGAGGCGGTAGGAGACGGGGCAGGAGCGGAGGACGGCGGGGCCGGTCAGTCCTCCTCAGCACAGAAACGTGGGTGgtgtggaggcggcggagccaTAGCCGAAGGACCACGTTTGCTCCTATCCCGCCACCCACCGTGCTCGCAGTCCTCACTgcgctcctctccctctttctcttgtCATCACCGGCGTTCTTGGAGCCACAAGTCACAGGTGGCCGGCGGGCACCCGCTTCAACACCGCAGCCATGGGCAGCCGCCGTTGTGGGAGCGGGATAGGATGGAAGGGAGGGGAAGAGGGTGAGGGGGAGGAAGtaggacccactgacatgtgggtccctctatttgttgtTTGGCTAACGTATGGGTCTCgcgtattttgttttatttttccagtttttaattttgttccttttatttttttcggatcaaacaaccacgtaagcgccacgtcaattcCACGTGGTACAAAGGTACCGCGTTAGCCAAAACCGAACACAATACTGCCGAGAGACCttagttttgtaagttaagggatgggttgtatcttttttttttttgaatcagGGATGAAAATCAGAGGATGATAAATTGAGggacctcaagtgaacttattcataAGTAATTTGTGTTCAAAATATGTAACGgcggggaataagttcatctgaggtcccttaacttatcaacgaatccgattttcgtccttcaattagaaaaccagatacaacgggtccctcatctgttaaaaccggtgtaatATAGGTCTCATAACGGGTCCCTCATCTACAATTTTTCCTTATGTGGCACCTACCTGGCTTAattgacttggtcttcatctgacgtggcattgatgtagcattgacgtggcaatttatttaaaaattaataaaaaagagTGACCCTACATGTCAGttacacaaaaaataattaaaaaagttgGTCATTCTCACCCTacccttcttcctcatctctccccatccccctctcttcaactctctcccctcttctctctctaggCGCCACGGAGGTTCGGCAGTTGGCGGCGAcgcaagagaaggggagggcatCGGTGGCGGGAGCGCTAGgcgtggtgggggggggggggggcggagcATCGGCAGGCCGCGGGCTGAGCGGCGGCAGCAAaggtggccggaggaggaggtcgccgacgAGTGCGACGAGCGAGGCTTTGGAGGTGGCCAATCGAGACGAGGAGCTCATGGCCGACACCTGTGCCGGCAagtgtggtggcggcggagtctAAGACGGAGGGTGAGGTCGTCGGTCTCATCTTCGTGGCCTGGCCGtgttgaggcggcggctgccggtCTGATCCATCCGCGAGAGGCCCGACACCATCGATGAGCTGCTTGACCGCCACCTCGCCAAGAAgtcccactcctcctcctctgggCTGCTCGACGGAGATGCAGCAGAGGCCGAAGTGCGCTTCCAGCTGACGAGCTCGTGGCAGGAGGCGCTTGGGCTCCGGAGGCGATGAGACGGCCGCATACTCCCTACTCCTGCTGCTaccgcgctcgccggcgacctcctccgaCCACCTCGGCCACCACTCTGCCCGCGGCCCTCACCCAGCTCTCccgtcgccgacgccctccccttcccttgcgtcgccgccgccgccgaatctcCCGTGGCgcctggagagaggagaggagagatggggagagatgaggaagaagggtagggtggagaatgacatgtggggcccacgtgggccccaccattttaaaattatcttttttatgtaactgacatgtggggtcactcttttttattaatttccaaataaattgctatgtcaatgccacgtcaacgccacgtcagatgaagaccgggTCAAATAAGCcacgtaagaaaaaaaaaaaaagccatccAAACCATCATGAGACCTGTATTGCACCGGTTTCTGGATTCTGGTTGAACGACGAAAATCGTATTCGTTGAGGGGCCTcatatgaacttattcctaacgGCGGGGCAGGCTGAAAAGGAGCAGCAGGCTGCTGGGCTCATTCTGGTAGGGCTCACTGCACCTATGGCCCAAATATGGCCCATCAGCGACCCATTCCCCAGGCCTACAACCGTAAACCTCCTCTATCTAACCTCCTCCACCACGCGCATCCACGCAAACCCTACcagcctctctctcccgctccacctccgccgccgccgccgccgcagcaagaGACATgggtgagctcctcctcctcctccgcctgttCCTCGTCGACCTCCCCCTacatctctcctctcttctgaTGCGCCCGGTTTTTGCTGCGAGGTGCAGGGGCGTACAAGTACGTGTCGGAGCTATGGAGGAGGAAGCAGTCGGACGTGATGAGGTTCGTGCAGCGCGTGCGCTGCTGGGAGTACCGCCAGCAGCCGGCCATCGTCCGCCTCACCCGCCCCACCCGCCCCGACAAGGCCCGCCGCCTCGGCTACAAGGCCAAGCAGGTCGCTTCCCTTCTTCTTACTAGACTGTCCCCCTCTCTCGCTCTTACTACTGTGCCCGCGGATCTGTATCAATCGACGATGGATTTCGCCTTGGTTGCTGCTGGTAGCCGTCTAATTTGTAGAGATTTTTAGATAGATTTGCAGGTCCAGCCGATCATCGTGAATGCGGAAAATGTGTAGagccatttattttattaattctGCTTGTATGCCTTCAATGCAAGTTGAAGGACTGGTCTGGTTTCTGGAAATGGAAGTTTAGTTTTGTCGTGCTGTTTTTTATCTACTTAACCTAGATCCGCCATATGTTAGCAGGCAGAGCATCAGTTAACCACCGGTTTAGTTTTTTATAGTGGCGCTTAATGCGCCATTTTCATTTGATTGTATCACTGCAGTAGCTTAGGTTCTCTACTACATTTTAAAGGGATGCCTTTGTCAATGTATTAACATTCCTTGTGATTGTATTTGTCTTACAAAAGACATGTTTTGATGTGTTATTTTACTTGGAATTGACATGGTACATTGGTTGTCTGTGTTTATACTGCATTGATTATGTAGCATTTAGCAATTTAATGCTCAAGGTTGATAAAACTGTATTGTGTTGTTTGTACTATTAGTTTGCTAATGATACTCTAGCACAATTTTGTATGGTTGCTCCAATTGTTTAGCCAAAATGTATTCACATGCTGCTGTCTGATTCACTTTTGAATGTTTTGGCCCTATAATCCAAATATTGTGCATAACTATTTTTTGACCTTGCTTTCAGGGCTATGTGGTTTACCGTGTTCGCGTCAGGCGTGGTGGCAGGAAGAGGCCAGTGCCCAAGGGTATTGTCTATGGCAAGCCCAAGCACCAGGGTATTACCCAGCTCAAGTTCCAGAGGAACAAGAGGTCAGTTGCTGAGGAGAGAGCTGGACGCAAGCTGGGTGGACTCAGGGTGCTCAACTCCTACTGGGTGAATGAGGTATATTTGATTTCACTGGGATCTTGCGGAAGATGGCAAAAAAAATTTCAGCTGCTTTTCATTAATTCCTTTGTTTTCATTGGCTTAATGTAGGACTCCACCTACAAGTACTTTGAGATCATCCTTGTGGATGTTGCTCACAGCGCTATCCGCAATGACCCAAGGATCAACTGGCTCTGCAAGCCTGTGCACAAGCACCGTGAGCTCCGTGGCCTCACCTCTGCTGGCAAGAAGTACCGTGGCCTGCGCGGCAAAGGCCACACTCACCACAAGGCCAGACCTTCCCGCAGGGCCACCTGGAAGCGCAACCAGACCGTCTCTCTTCGTCGCTACCGTTAAGCTTATGTGCTTTGGTGTTTCGTTACAGTGGAATCTGTCCCTTGCAGACATTAATTATCTGTCTATTTTCTTGTGATGAGAGAAAGAATTATTCAGTTATCGAATATCTCATGATTTGGCATTTTCAGGGTGTTATTCATAGTTGGTATTAACTATCTGACTTCGTGCTATTGTCTTTCCTTTGATCGTGATTCCAGAAAGTAAATCTGCTTTACCAATGTTTGAATGTTTGGAAAGATAACCTGTTTCAGAATTACCATGTCTATGCTATGCAATATGGTAGGTCAGGTTGTTCATAACATAAACTCAAGCAGAATAAAGGTCCGAGTTAACAGAGAATCAACACAATAAAACATGAAGGGATGATAGAATATGTTTGTCTGCCATAATAGCAGAACGTTTTTTCCTCATCTTTGGCTTTTCCCAACCTTCAATATTTGTGGCATTGCAAGACCTCTAATTTGTTTCTACCGGGACTGCTGGACTATCATCAGGATCTGATCTTCTATCCGTGGTCTTTGCATCCATCTACCTAATCAGTTTTAGGAACAATCCAAACTTGTAAGAAAATCAACAAATGAGCCATAAGAAATGGCAAATCATCATAATTATATGCACAGCAAGTATAACTATATACaagtaaagattttttttttgacaatgaAAATGCTTATCACATTAAACATACTGAAGCTAATAGCTAGGCTGCATGACAAATAAGAAAAACACAGATGAATAAACACAAAGACAACAATAAAGAAAACCACGGATGAATACAGCAAGGCCACAACAGGCCTATGGCTTAGCTGCAAACAACACATACTACTGTCGCAACTAACTAATTCAGAAGCATACCAGCCCATTATCAATAATTATCTTTCTGTTAGTAAGGATATCCAAATTGGGGTGGGTAGCGAAAACAAGGAGTCTCTAAAGTACAACGAGACAACACCTCGTAATTAAGCAGACCATAAAATCTAGTTTTATAGAATAATCCATATGAGAATAtaactaaggtggtgtttggatcataGACTACTTTAGTCcttgtcacatcagatgtttgacactaatttagagtatttaacatatagtaataataaaactaattgcatgaATGAGAGTTAATTCGCGAGACGGAtgttttaagcctaattaatccatattaacacATGTTTACCGTAGCATCACacaggctaatcatggattaattaagctcaatagattcgtctcgcgaattagtccagggctatggaatgggttttatcATTTATATGTTCAATACTCCTAATTAGCgcccaaacatccgatgtgacagggactaaaaatTAGTCCTCGTATCCAAGGTTATTAAGGCGGTATGGTAAGGTATGACAACCCACCACCGCCTTACCGCTATAGTGATAAGGCGTATGGCGTGGCAACGCCTTACGTGTAGTGAAAAGATAGAAAGAATAAGAAATATGAGCTGTAAATACACTAATAGGTACTCTATTCATCACAGCCCAGCCCAATAGTGGTCCATTCAAGCACTTACCTAGCCTAGGCCCACTACTTTCCTCTCTTGACCTAGCAAGCAGCAATTTAATCCTACCCAGCAGCCGCCACTTCATCTACATCGATCTCTCTCCCCCCATCATGCAGCACTGCAACAAAGCTCCTCTCAtccatctttctctctctctctctctctcttcgatgCAGCAAGCAGACCATCCTCCTATCCTCTCTCACTTCTTATAGCCAGCAgcttcctctcctccaccttttcTCTCTCATATGGCACAACAGCAGCAGTCCTTCTACTCCCCATCAGCACAAGAAGGAGAAAGGACGCAGCCAGGGAGGACCAGCAGCAAGACATTGTACTTTTCCCCTCTCCTCTTACCCTCTCCTTCAGTTCATGCCTGTAAGGCAGAGAAGCCTATGGCGACAGGACGCCCTAGAGGTCGCCGAACGCCATGACGCCTTAGCGACGCCATGGCGACGCTATAGCGACGCCTCAACAACCATGCCCgtatccaaacagggcctaagattGGCAAACCTAATTTTTCACTAGTGGTTTTTCTTAGTTGAAAAGCAGTCGCTGaccctaaaaaaaaaactgacactGAAAGACTAAAAATGCCCACTGAACTATTATTGCAGACTGCTAGTCTGCTAGTATACAGAGTGCTGCAACAACAGCAAATCTCTTCCATCTCAAGGATGGCAGCTGTAGATGAACAAAATGGGatgtcacaagaaaaaaaatgtaattacaACTGCTTTTTTTCTCAAATGAAATGTCAGCTCTTTGGTCATAAAAGTGTAGGTAAATGCTAACTTCATGATCAAAACCGTTAAATACTAAAAGTAATGCAGGAAACAAAAATACAACTGCATGTCAAAGCATCcattccattttcttttccttttcaagtaaacatataaacatatatagaggTCCAAAAAGTACACTGCAAGGAGAACCGAATACTATTTAGGAATATTCCAACATAGCATGTTTCGACAATATGTTATATGTGGTTTTATAATTGGAGATATATTCCTTGCAAAATAGACAGAAGTTGCTCTATTCCCTATTAAAGTTCCGCATTGCACAAAAATAATATGAACACAAAAATAATTGGTTGCACTATTCTTagttaatttaaaaaaaaacaaaatcaagaaATAAAGAAATGTGTTCTTTTACATTGATCGAATATGTGGTTCCCAGAATAATGGTAATAAAAAGAGCCACGCTCCAATCCAATAACTATCTACGGCCAAAGCTCTGCGGTGACGCAATGCAGTCTGCAACACACATGGAACATGTCATTCTGACAGACcgagaaataaaataaacaaattacCTAAAGCTCTTGATAAATTAGCACAACTGCATAAAGTACAAACAAAGTTCATTAGACTAGTTATTTGCATATATTAATTAAAACATCTTATGGAGTGCCTGCTCAACCATATGTGAAACTTTTATCTTTATGGTGctaccttttctctttggaAATGAAAAGGCACTGGTTATAGAGGCtaacattaaaaaataattgtcCAACAACTAAAAAGATAATGTATTTGAGGTACCAGTTTTCAAGATTTCATGATcccatatatttaaaaatgatCTGCATACATAGTAAGtggaatttgttttattttcttgaCTAAGTTTATTTACCATAGTAGCAAAGGCTGATACAagtgcagctccagctccagctcctagTGGGATAGTTGGCTTGTTAACCTGAAAAGATAACGGTACTAGCTCCGAAAACAGTTTGGACTTTGGAATAGATAGAGAATAAAATACAGTGCATTTAAGTGGAAACATAATATTTGAGATTGCAGTGGATTCTTTTCTGAACAAAACAGATCAGTGGATTCAAAGTAACTTATCTATCTCAATGTTGAACAACTGATTCAGCCCAACAAAACACGATGCATGGAAAAGCAGGAGATTGTAGGGAGAGAACACCATCTGAAATAGCACACATAACTGTGTTTGTTTACATTTAAGGCAATTTATTACTCCAATATAGACTTTATTATCATTATCAATGGATAGTTCAAAAGTCTAACACGGTATTCTATTGCGTCAAAAAAAACATGGtattctacattttttttttataaacaggtTAGCCCTATAGAAACCATTCAAGCATAAACAAGTGACCTGAAAATCGAAAAACACATGGACAATCCAGTCCATAAGAAATTGATAATGCTGCTAACCGATTAAGTTGCACTAGATCAAATCAATCTTGACTCTTCAAAACAATCGGACAATCTACCAGATTCTGTACTTAGGCACCGCGAATGTGACTTCAGAAGTACACTGTACACCTGTTGAAGATGAGAGGAAAATCCATTTAATTTGACGTTGTGCGGCACCATTTGGTGCAGTAGCGTGCCACCCATGGCAAATGCAGGCTCTTCACAAGTAATACTACACTGACTTCCCTATCAAAACTTGGAAACTCCATATCCTTGAAGAGCACACAAAGATAAAAATGACATAAGATGATACACGTTGGCATAGTAGCTTATCTTCCAAATTGAGCATCCTTTATACGGGCTTCAAGCATGTGCTGCAACTTCTGATCAAAATTTTGGTCAGTATCTGAAATTTCAGACAGGAACTCACGGGCCTCATCATACCGCTTGGCTTTGCAGTAACTGTCGACTACTCTCCTGTATGTCAGCTCCATAGGCTTCAAGTTGTGGTGAATCATGTAGTTGACAACCTCTCTTGCCTCATTAAACATCTCCAGGCTGGCGTATCCTCCAACTAGTGTGTGATAGGTTACAACACATGGAGCCATGCCATCAGCAATCATCTCAGATAGGATCCTCTGAGCTTCTTTGATCAGACCTTGCTTGCAGAATCCGTTTATGACGGTGTTATATGACACAACGTCAGGCTTCACCTGAGAACTTTTGAGCTGTTTAAGTATTTTCTCAGCTTCCCAAGACTCATTGGACTTGGCATACATGTCCATTAAGCTGTTGTAAGTGATTAGATCAGGGCTCAGCCCACTCTGCTTTATTGAATCGAACATCTCTGTGGCCTTGCTATATAATCCATTCTTTGCATACATTGCAAGCATGGAGTTGAATATGACAAGATCAGGCTTGTAACCCTGTGCCTTTACCTCTTGAAATGCCTTCTCAACCCCTTCTAATCTACGGCACTTGAAGTTTGCGATCACAAGTGTCCGCAAGATAACCCAACTAGGAAAAATTGTACCGACATAAACTTCTTTCTCGATAGACTCTATCCCAGCTGCATTGCCACCCTTTGCATAGCACTGGAGCAGTAGTGAATATGACTGATCATTCGGCTTGAAACCATTCTTCAGCATTTTGCTTACTATGGACTGAGCAGTGGACCAATCACCTTGTCTTGACAGCACATTCAGCAAAGCATTGTATGTGGTGAGGCAAGGGGTGAAGCCAGAACTGATCATTTCATCATACATCTTAAAAGCATAGGTCCTCGAACCACATCGACCATAGGCAGATATCAGTGTGTTGTAGGTATCTCGGCTCAGCTCAACCCCACAAGATTTCATCCCGTTGAGTACCCTGGTGACATAGTCCTCCATACCCCGCTTCCCACAGACGGCCAACATCGTGTTCCAGGTGACCCGATTCG
This window encodes:
- the LOC9266562 gene encoding large ribosomal subunit protein eL15, with product MGAYKYVSELWRRKQSDVMRFVQRVRCWEYRQQPAIVRLTRPTRPDKARRLGYKAKQGYVVYRVRVRRGGRKRPVPKGIVYGKPKHQGITQLKFQRNKRSVAEERAGRKLGGLRVLNSYWVNEDSTYKYFEIILVDVAHSAIRNDPRINWLCKPVHKHRELRGLTSAGKKYRGLRGKGHTHHKARPSRRATWKRNQTVSLRRYR